The DNA sequence CTAACAAGATTCCCTCCATTTTGCAAAATCTTGATCCCAATATGAAGAAAAAGCAAATTTTGAGTTTGGAAAAAGTTCCAAACACTTTGTTACAAATAGATAACTGGATCCCACCCTTGTCCCCTCCATGATTTCCAATGTCTTCCACCATTACACAAAAAAAGcttaatccatttttttttcttcattttcttttgaatcTGCCTTCTGCCCTTCTCCCCTTTTTCTTAGggggttttgtttttttctccCACTTCATGCAAAGGCATGAAGCCCTGTGAAACGACGCCCGAAGGAGCTGCCTTCAGGCGTCGTTCCATGCCGCAAACACCGGCATGTGAGCCGTGGTGAGCGACACCGGCCTGATCTGAGCGGTCGGGATCCAAGCGCCCACATTAGTCGGGGGGCTCACGAACTTATCAGGCCCCCCGTATCTTTCGGGGCTAGCCTCCCTCGAGCTGCTCAGGCTCGTGACCAAGGACGACGCGTTCGAGAAGTGGGGCGCCATCGTGGCGTTCGACACCCCCCTCTGGCTCGAGTTGAGACCGCCCATCAAATCGTGGAGGCCCACGGAAAACGTAGGGCTCTGATAGCTCCCGAGATTCAACGTCTTCACATCGAGCGTGCCAACGCTCCCCTGATGCCCCGGCACCGGGGCATCACTATGGAGCACCATCTTCCAATCACATCCATTGGAAACGTGCTCGACTTGAGCACTACTGCCACATGCCTCGACCCTCTGGGTCGAGGAGAGGGTCGAGGCATGGCACTCCTCGATGGACGCCACATCAGCGGTGGGCCTCACCTCCTTCGTCCTACGTGCCACCTCCCCTGTCGGCAGAGTGTTGCTGGCCATGATCTTCTCCACGTCGTACCGGGAAATGTCGAAGTTGGTGACCGCATTCACCCCCCGGAACTTGATCGCCGCGATGTCGTACGCCTCGGCGGCCTCCTCCTGCGTGCCTGAAAACAGAGgcacaacaacaaaaattcaaattttttactGCAAAACTACTAATCAGGAATAGTATGTCACATTACAAAAGACCTTTCCATTTCCCCTCTTTATCATTTTGTCtatcaaaaccaaaaacaGCCTTAACAAAAGTGGAGTCCCACCAAAAAACCAGTACAGTCAAAGTTGCTGTGTGAAATCAGCCTTACCAAAAGCAATCACAACTCACTgctcaaaaagaaaagagtgccAAACAAAGACATTTTACTACAAGCCAAACATAGATCAAGATGACATTTCAACACAAACACTAAAATTCTCATGATTTCAAGAATGATTGATGATGTATCACAAATTCTTACTGAATGTTCCAAGGTAGAGATCCTTGTTTCCGGCCACCCGACCGATCCTCGCCTGCCATCTCCCATGCTGGTGATGCCTAAACACAACAAACAAACCAAAGATCAAACCTTTACCTTTTTGCAACTCAAAGATGTAAAACAAgctcaagaatcaagatcacTCAAATCAACCTTGTTACTCCTCTGTATATCGAAGCTCCTCTAGAAAAACCACTGCTTTTcctaaaaacataaatatacagTAAGATTTCAGACAAAAAAAGAATGTCAATTTCCAAGATTATGGTAAGAAACAAACATTCACCTTCTCAAGTGGGCTACATATTCCTGTCGGCTCATGTTCTTCATATCCTCAAGTTCTTGATGGTAGTTCTCCAGCTGCAGATTGTGTAAAGATGAAAACTTTAGTTCTTGAAACAGATAAAAATGTGGTGataaaaaatgggaaaatgagATTTACGCCAAAATTGATGTGGGTGGAAGGCCCCCAGTATTTTAGAGCAGCAAGATCATAAGCTCTTGCAGCTTTGTCTTCCATATCATAACCACCTGTAACTAAATCTTTAAGCATATGTTTCTACTTCTTTAAATTAAGCAGTGacataataatctaaattctTACCAAGATAGACTGAACAGCAACAGCAAAATCCCACCaagtagaaaatgaagaagaaaattaactCCATggtaagaaataaaatgaataaaaaatgtgaagcATTTAAAATGGTGTTTATTTTTGGACTAACCTTGTCTTCCTTTTCTGGTCTGCCCTTCCTTCTTGCAACTGTTATCCCACAAGTGAGCTTCATACCTACCCGTCCAACGATGTCTGTGGGgaacacaaataattcacaaattattcaaaaccCAACAAAAAAGATCACTTTTTTAACATGAATTTCAAAAACAAATCATGACTTGCTGACAAAATTCACCCCAAATCTTGAAAAATAGAAgcaatgatgatgatgtttgaaggaagatgaagataaaaatgAGACCTTGTGACGCCGCGATACTGAGAAGTTCTCTGGCCAAATGTGTCGATGGATTTGCGGTGAACAGTCTGCTTCTGCTGTGCTCCTCTCTTCTTCGTTTCCATGGCGGCGGATTCCGTCGTTTCGGAGAGGTGGAGCGAGGCGGTGATGCAGCTCGACTGCGAGCCCGGGCTCATCGACAAGCTCAGAGAttgcggcggcggcgccgccTCGGTCAGATTGTGGGT is a window from the Salvia hispanica cultivar TCC Black 2014 chromosome 1, UniMelb_Shisp_WGS_1.0, whole genome shotgun sequence genome containing:
- the LOC125219247 gene encoding AP2-like ethylene-responsive transcription factor CRL5; this encodes MKDINDTTTTAAAAADISNWLGFSLSPHMKMEAAAAATPSSAATPNNNFYLSNSGAIFAGGDFHAPLSVMPLKSDGSLCLMEALSQSHPPPPKLEDFLGAATIAAASHQEMDFYTHQNHYFSNYSFYQHQIPQIPEEEIAPCLKTWMDHTHNLTEAAPPPQSLSLSMSPGSQSSCITASLHLSETTESAAMETKKRGAQQKQTVHRKSIDTFGQRTSQYRGVTRHRWTGRYEAHLWDNSCKKEGQTRKGRQVYLGGYDMEDKAARAYDLAALKYWGPSTHINFGLENYHQELEDMKNMSRQEYVAHLRRKSSGFSRGASIYRGVTRHHQHGRWQARIGRVAGNKDLYLGTFSTQEEAAEAYDIAAIKFRGVNAVTNFDISRYDVEKIMASNTLPTGEVARRTKEVRPTADVASIEECHASTLSSTQRVEACGSSAQVEHVSNGCDWKMVLHSDAPVPGHQGSVGTLDVKTLNLGSYQSPTFSVGLHDLMGGLNSSQRGVSNATMAPHFSNASSLVTSLSSSREASPERYGGPDKFVSPPTNVGAWIPTAQIRPVSLTTAHMPVFAAWNDA